A genomic segment from uncultured Marinifilum sp. encodes:
- a CDS encoding MFS transporter, with amino-acid sequence MINQTSPKRSALVVFTAGAFFFYSFIQMTLFSTEAMKEFFMQILKLNSTAEFGNFAGTYLYGTVLLLLPIGVLLDKISVKKIVIGMIAVVVLCVLGLSFTTNLYVAMILRFIMGVAHCVAFMAPFRLAPRWYPSKQLALVAGLLVTFGVFGGWVSGAPMLACLKAFGGQTTMLLNAGLGIIILVLAVIFMQDFPSKEDTSAEITNDTGLIEGLKLAAKNKQNWLAGLFIGLLNLSVLLLGAVWGTTYLKIVNPEFSEATFTGIVGMIFIGTMIGSPICGWISDKIKSRKKAMIGGAILSLAIMLLIIFPPSTNSGFFYVLFLFLGIITAAQSIGYPVIAESNEDKVLGTANGLSAVILMGIGAIGQPLFGQLVAMFGGDSSASAIQMQEAFQTAIWLMPIAFVASILCAIFLRETFQGSK; translated from the coding sequence ATGATCAATCAAACTTCCCCCAAACGATCAGCCTTAGTTGTTTTTACAGCCGGCGCATTTTTCTTTTATAGTTTTATACAGATGACTTTGTTCAGCACAGAGGCAATGAAAGAATTTTTTATGCAGATACTCAAGCTAAATTCTACTGCCGAATTTGGTAATTTCGCAGGAACCTATTTATATGGTACTGTTCTTTTACTTCTTCCAATAGGTGTTTTACTTGATAAAATATCCGTTAAGAAAATTGTTATTGGAATGATAGCGGTTGTAGTGCTTTGTGTTCTTGGCCTTAGCTTTACAACTAACCTTTATGTTGCCATGATTTTAAGATTCATAATGGGAGTAGCACATTGTGTAGCATTTATGGCCCCTTTCAGGTTGGCTCCACGTTGGTATCCATCAAAGCAATTGGCTTTGGTAGCTGGACTTTTGGTTACATTCGGTGTATTTGGCGGCTGGGTATCAGGTGCTCCTATGTTGGCATGTCTTAAAGCCTTTGGAGGACAAACTACTATGCTATTAAATGCAGGATTGGGAATAATTATTTTAGTATTGGCAGTAATTTTCATGCAAGATTTTCCTTCAAAGGAGGATACATCAGCAGAAATTACTAATGATACTGGACTAATAGAAGGATTAAAATTAGCTGCGAAAAACAAGCAAAACTGGCTTGCAGGACTATTCATCGGTCTACTGAACTTATCTGTTTTATTGCTAGGAGCAGTATGGGGAACCACTTATCTAAAAATTGTAAACCCCGAATTCTCAGAAGCTACTTTTACAGGAATAGTTGGAATGATTTTTATTGGAACCATGATAGGATCACCAATCTGCGGTTGGATATCGGATAAAATTAAATCTCGTAAAAAAGCAATGATAGGTGGTGCTATCTTATCTTTGGCAATTATGCTTTTAATTATTTTCCCTCCATCAACCAATTCTGGTTTCTTCTATGTTTTGTTCCTATTTTTAGGAATTATAACAGCAGCACAAAGCATTGGATATCCAGTAATTGCAGAGTCAAACGAAGACAAAGTTCTTGGAACCGCAAATGGATTATCAGCTGTAATTCTAATGGGAATTGGAGCTATCGGTCAGCCTTTATTTGGACAATTGGTTGCCATGTTTGGTGGAGATTCTTCAGCAAGCGCAATACAAATGCAAGAAGCATTTCAAACAGCAATTTGGCTAATGCCAATTGCATTTGTCGCATCTATTCTTTGTGCGATATTCTTAAGAGAAACATTCCAAGGCTCGAAATAA
- a CDS encoding glycoside hydrolase family 127 protein — MKKLIVQILALLIMQSAFGQSSGIINNSKSPNVKFKSINMGDCSWTNGFWADKFDVCEHTMVPHMGELLCGDIGHALNNFKIAAGIKEGEHKGMKWHDGDFYKWMEAAMYVYAQNGDKKILDQLDSYIDIIGKAQQEDGYLQTQVTIKGDKRFGNRQYHEMYNAGHLMTSACIHHRLTGQTNFLDIAIRYANYLYKVFIPQPKELARFGFNQTQIMGLVELYRTVGDKKYLELAELFINMRGTQKVKPDKAVNYKFMGDMVQERKPLREETEAVGHAVLALYFYAGAADVVAETGEKKLLNALDRLWENVTNKKMYVTGACGQTHHGASSRVDMVHEAFIDEYMMPNLTAYNETCANICNSMFSYRMLGIHGEAKYADIMELVLYNSALSGISIEGKDYFYANPLRAVNTRKVKQGIHTTEHQHRKPYLNCFCCPPNLVRTIAKISGWAYSLTDNGIAVNLYGGNTLSTSLLDGSKLELTQTTQYPWEGKVEINLNKCKKEAFEMQIRIPGWAIGTKLKVNDKEINSPVISGTYAKITRKWKKGDRITIDMPMDIKLLEGHPRIEEVRNQVAVKRGPVVYCIETSDFPKNISILDIYLPSSSQLHAEYNADFLGGVSIIKAEFKIRKDHDTNMYHELKNPKWEKYTTQLIPYFAWSNRGESEMTVWIPFMWK, encoded by the coding sequence ATGAAAAAACTAATTGTACAGATTCTTGCTCTTTTAATAATGCAGTCTGCATTTGGTCAATCATCCGGAATTATAAACAATTCCAAAAGTCCAAATGTAAAATTTAAAAGCATTAACATGGGCGATTGCTCCTGGACTAATGGATTTTGGGCAGACAAATTTGATGTATGTGAACACACAATGGTACCTCACATGGGAGAACTATTGTGTGGTGATATTGGTCACGCTTTAAACAATTTTAAAATTGCTGCCGGCATAAAAGAAGGCGAGCATAAGGGTATGAAATGGCACGATGGCGATTTTTACAAATGGATGGAAGCAGCCATGTACGTTTATGCTCAAAATGGCGATAAAAAAATCCTTGATCAACTCGATTCTTATATTGATATTATAGGCAAAGCGCAACAAGAGGATGGTTATCTGCAAACTCAGGTTACCATAAAAGGTGACAAACGATTTGGAAACCGTCAATATCACGAAATGTATAATGCCGGCCATCTAATGACAAGTGCATGTATTCATCATCGATTAACAGGACAAACCAATTTTCTTGACATAGCCATAAGGTATGCAAATTATCTGTACAAAGTATTTATTCCACAACCCAAAGAATTAGCTCGATTTGGCTTTAATCAAACTCAAATAATGGGTTTGGTAGAATTGTACCGAACTGTTGGCGATAAAAAGTATCTGGAATTAGCCGAACTTTTTATTAATATGCGAGGAACACAAAAAGTTAAACCTGATAAAGCTGTAAATTACAAATTCATGGGCGATATGGTTCAGGAGCGCAAGCCGCTACGAGAAGAAACCGAAGCCGTTGGACATGCAGTATTAGCCCTGTATTTTTATGCTGGAGCTGCCGATGTTGTTGCCGAAACTGGCGAAAAAAAACTTTTAAATGCATTGGACAGATTATGGGAAAATGTTACCAACAAAAAAATGTATGTAACAGGTGCTTGCGGACAAACTCATCATGGTGCTTCAAGCAGAGTTGATATGGTTCATGAAGCTTTTATAGATGAATACATGATGCCTAATCTTACTGCTTACAATGAAACCTGTGCCAATATTTGCAACTCTATGTTTAGTTACAGAATGTTGGGAATACATGGCGAAGCTAAATATGCCGATATCATGGAACTGGTTTTATACAATAGTGCTTTATCAGGAATTAGCATAGAAGGAAAAGATTATTTCTACGCAAATCCCTTACGCGCAGTAAACACCCGAAAAGTAAAACAGGGAATACACACTACCGAACATCAACACAGAAAACCGTATTTAAATTGCTTTTGTTGCCCTCCTAATTTGGTTCGAACCATTGCAAAAATATCCGGATGGGCATACAGTTTAACTGATAATGGAATTGCGGTAAACCTATATGGCGGAAATACTCTATCAACTTCTCTACTCGATGGATCGAAACTCGAATTGACACAAACAACACAATATCCTTGGGAAGGAAAAGTTGAAATTAATTTGAACAAATGCAAAAAAGAAGCTTTTGAAATGCAAATCCGTATTCCCGGATGGGCCATAGGCACAAAGCTAAAGGTAAACGACAAAGAAATCAATTCACCAGTAATCTCAGGAACTTACGCTAAAATTACCAGAAAGTGGAAAAAAGGAGATCGAATTACGATTGATATGCCAATGGACATCAAATTGCTTGAAGGCCATCCTCGTATCGAAGAAGTTCGTAACCAAGTAGCTGTTAAAAGAGGTCCTGTAGTATACTGTATCGAAACAAGCGATTTTCCAAAAAACATCAGTATTCTGGATATTTACCTGCCTTCTTCATCGCAGTTACATGCTGAATATAATGCCGATTTTCTTGGTGGTGTTTCTATCATTAAAGCAGAGTTTAAAATTCGGAAAGATCATGATACCAACATGTACCATGAATTAAAAAATCCTAAATGGGAAAAATATACAACTCAGTTGATTCCTTATTTTGCATGGAGTAACAGAGGAGAATCTGAAATGACCGTTTGGATTCCATTCATGTGGAAATAA
- a CDS encoding sulfatase, with protein MKIKFLLLFLLINSFVFAQKKPNIVLLFSDDAGYADFGFQGSKVMKTPNLDQLAKNGVRFTQGYVTASVCGPSRAGLLTGKYQQRYGFEENNVPSFMSDNSALDGENMGIPLSESTIGDELKKLGYTTAYFGKWHLGGADRFHPMKRGFDEFYGFRGGARSYYEYLPLPKGRENWLERGFGNYAEPEKYLTDKLGEEAADFIERNQDKPFFALVAFNAVHTPMEAEQKDMDQFPQLSGKRQQVAGMTLALDRACGLILDKLKKLGLDDNTIVVYTNDNGGPTDKNASINLPLAGTKSNHLEGGVRVPFIMRWPGKIKQNSEYDYPVSTFDLLPTFVAAAGGNTSKLNNVDGVDLMPYLKKENKNRPHQTLFWKKDCRASVRHGDWKLIRFPDRPAELYNIVKDESEQNDLAAKYPEKVREMYKMIFEWESTLERPRWLLQRKFENVDIDRMDKYKKVK; from the coding sequence ATGAAAATTAAATTCTTACTTCTATTCTTGCTAATCAACAGTTTTGTGTTTGCTCAGAAAAAACCAAATATAGTTCTACTTTTTTCGGATGATGCCGGATATGCCGATTTTGGTTTTCAGGGAAGCAAAGTAATGAAAACACCTAATCTTGACCAATTGGCCAAAAACGGAGTTCGATTTACTCAAGGATACGTTACTGCTTCGGTTTGCGGCCCTTCACGTGCGGGTTTACTAACCGGAAAATATCAGCAACGATACGGATTCGAAGAAAACAATGTACCTTCATTTATGAGTGACAACTCCGCTTTAGATGGCGAAAATATGGGTATTCCTTTAAGCGAATCAACCATTGGCGATGAGCTAAAAAAACTAGGATACACAACAGCTTACTTTGGTAAATGGCATTTAGGTGGAGCCGATCGTTTTCATCCAATGAAAAGAGGTTTCGATGAATTTTATGGTTTTAGAGGTGGCGCCCGTAGCTATTACGAATATCTGCCTTTACCAAAAGGAAGAGAAAACTGGCTGGAGCGTGGCTTTGGAAACTATGCAGAACCTGAAAAATACTTAACCGATAAATTAGGTGAAGAAGCCGCTGATTTTATCGAACGAAATCAAGATAAACCCTTCTTTGCTCTTGTAGCTTTCAACGCAGTTCATACTCCAATGGAGGCAGAACAAAAAGATATGGATCAGTTTCCGCAATTATCAGGAAAAAGACAGCAAGTTGCAGGAATGACTTTGGCTTTAGACCGTGCATGTGGTTTAATTCTTGATAAATTAAAGAAATTGGGATTAGATGACAATACCATTGTTGTTTATACAAACGATAACGGTGGTCCAACCGATAAAAATGCATCAATAAACCTGCCTTTGGCTGGAACTAAATCCAACCATTTAGAAGGTGGCGTTCGTGTTCCTTTTATAATGCGTTGGCCAGGAAAAATCAAACAAAACTCCGAATACGATTATCCGGTAAGTACTTTCGATTTATTGCCAACATTTGTGGCTGCAGCCGGAGGCAATACATCTAAGCTAAATAATGTTGATGGTGTGGATTTAATGCCATATCTGAAAAAAGAAAACAAAAATAGACCTCACCAAACCCTTTTCTGGAAAAAAGATTGTCGTGCTTCGGTTCGTCATGGAGACTGGAAATTAATACGCTTTCCCGATCGTCCGGCAGAGTTATACAACATCGTAAAAGATGAATCGGAACAAAACGATTTAGCTGCTAAATATCCCGAAAAAGTTCGTGAGATGTACAAAATGATTTTTGAATGGGAATCTACATTGGAACGTCCTCGTTGGTTGTTACAACGAAAATTCGAAAATGTAGATATCGACAGAATGGATAAATATAAAAAAGTAAAATAG
- a CDS encoding sulfatase: MIRNNLLSCIGLSALLILGASCQAKKQPAKKPNILFIGVDDLRPELGCYGSEIAITPNIDALAKQGVQFEHAYCQQAICSPSRASFMTGARPETIGVVENYTDFRDVNPDIITIPQHLMTYGYETVYTGKIFHGKYNDPKYSWSRQPVKPKVERVPVKGGFALKENQDFWKKDRDKMVAKYGPKATRNGLAQGPAYECADVPDVTYEDGYNTVSAIATLKDMLAKNPDKPFFLGLGFKKPHLNFIAPKKYWDMYNRDEIPLTEQREAPKNGAAMGLHPSFELRARSGIPKKGEIPDSLARSLKHGYLACVSYVDAQIGKMIQALEEAGVRDNTIIMLWTDHGWHLGDMGIWGKATNYEISTRVPLIVSTPDMSDKIRGKKSNALVELVDMYPTLCELTGVDLPNHLEGQSFVPVLNNPDIEWKKAVFSQFPTPALREWAANPLSQGMRETYFGPLIEEVEGKIIKQQKEKWDRDLFENRLMGYGMRTEQYRLIVWKDYTKPESKPVFVELYDHKADPNETVNIAEKEPKLTAELLKQFNSGWKGNLAQ, encoded by the coding sequence ATGATACGCAACAACTTACTTAGCTGCATTGGATTAAGTGCTTTACTTATTTTAGGAGCATCGTGCCAAGCTAAAAAACAACCAGCAAAAAAGCCCAATATTCTTTTTATTGGGGTGGATGATTTACGTCCTGAGTTAGGATGTTATGGATCGGAAATAGCTATTACTCCAAACATCGATGCACTGGCAAAACAAGGTGTGCAATTCGAACACGCCTACTGCCAGCAAGCAATTTGTAGTCCTTCCAGAGCAAGTTTTATGACCGGAGCACGACCAGAAACTATCGGAGTTGTGGAAAACTATACCGATTTCAGAGATGTAAATCCTGATATCATTACAATTCCTCAACACCTAATGACCTATGGGTACGAAACTGTTTATACGGGAAAAATTTTCCATGGCAAGTATAACGATCCTAAATATTCCTGGAGCAGACAACCTGTTAAACCTAAGGTGGAACGTGTTCCTGTAAAAGGTGGTTTTGCATTAAAAGAAAATCAGGATTTTTGGAAGAAAGACCGCGATAAAATGGTAGCTAAATATGGTCCAAAAGCAACTAGAAATGGTCTGGCACAAGGACCTGCTTACGAATGTGCCGATGTGCCTGATGTAACTTACGAAGATGGTTACAATACCGTATCGGCAATTGCAACATTAAAGGATATGCTGGCAAAAAATCCGGATAAACCTTTCTTTTTAGGTTTAGGATTTAAAAAACCTCACCTCAATTTTATTGCTCCAAAAAAATATTGGGATATGTACAACAGAGATGAAATTCCATTAACTGAACAAAGAGAAGCGCCTAAAAACGGAGCTGCCATGGGACTTCATCCATCATTCGAATTACGTGCACGATCAGGAATTCCTAAAAAAGGTGAAATTCCGGATTCTTTAGCTCGTAGCTTAAAACATGGTTATCTTGCATGTGTAAGTTATGTTGATGCTCAAATCGGAAAAATGATTCAAGCATTGGAAGAAGCTGGAGTTCGCGACAACACCATTATAATGCTTTGGACCGATCATGGCTGGCACCTTGGCGATATGGGAATTTGGGGAAAAGCAACCAATTATGAAATTTCAACTCGAGTTCCTTTAATTGTTAGTACTCCAGATATGTCGGATAAAATTCGAGGTAAAAAATCAAATGCATTGGTCGAATTGGTTGACATGTACCCTACTCTTTGTGAATTAACTGGCGTTGATTTACCAAATCATCTGGAAGGACAAAGTTTTGTTCCGGTATTAAATAATCCTGATATAGAATGGAAGAAAGCAGTATTTAGTCAGTTCCCAACACCAGCACTAAGAGAGTGGGCGGCAAATCCACTTTCTCAAGGTATGCGCGAAACCTATTTCGGTCCACTTATCGAAGAGGTTGAAGGTAAAATTATCAAACAACAAAAAGAAAAATGGGATCGTGATTTGTTTGAAAACAGACTAATGGGATACGGAATGCGAACAGAACAATACCGCTTAATTGTATGGAAAGATTACACAAAACCAGAATCTAAACCTGTTTTTGTTGAATTATACGATCATAAAGCAGATCCTAACGAAACAGTGAATATTGCAGAAAAAGAGCCAAAACTAACTGCAGAATTGTTAAAGCAATTCAATTCTGGCTGGAAAGGTAATTTGGCACAATAA
- a CDS encoding beta-L-arabinofuranosidase domain-containing protein, translating to MLKKLLLVACGVSLLIPGNAQEKGIINNAKSPNVKLKSINMGDCVWTDGFWAERFDVCEHNMVPYMGELLCGDTGHALNNFKIAAGEKEGKHKGMRWHDGDFYKFMEAKTYVYAQNKDPKLLEELDEYIRIIGKAQEKDGYLQTQIQLNPKVDRYENRKYHEMYNTGHLLTSACIHYRITGKTNFLDIAVKHADYLYTIFMPEDKKYGRFGFNQTQIMGLVELYRTVGDEKYLRLAQKFIDNRGKYKVEETPATEGYPIGDMVQEFTPLRESCEAVGHAVLAQYYYAGAADVYAETGEKAIVDALDRLWENITDQKMYVTGATGQTHYGASTNRQMIEEGFIDSYMMPNMTAYNETCANICNAMFSKRMFDIHGESKYADIMELVEFNSGLSGISLEGKDYYYANPLRVINGSRDYKKLVTEFPERQPYLDCFCCPPNLVRTVAKLSGWAYSKPENGIAVNLYGGNKLSTTLLDGSKLELSQVTNYPWEGNVNITIEKCKKDAFDVMLRIPRWANGTTVKVNGEDAGVKVKEGHFATINRKWRKGDVITVDMPMEITMVEGHTRIEEVRNQVAIKRGPIVYCIESPDLPEGTKITDVYLSSANEMKAVHKDDLLDGVTVIETEVLIRTNNNDESMYKKVKKPEFKKYKTQLVPNYAWSNRGQAEMTVFLPIIWE from the coding sequence ATGCTGAAGAAATTATTACTGGTTGCATGCGGAGTTTCATTACTAATTCCGGGTAACGCACAAGAAAAAGGCATTATAAACAATGCAAAAAGTCCGAATGTAAAACTAAAAAGCATAAACATGGGCGACTGTGTTTGGACAGATGGTTTTTGGGCCGAAAGATTTGATGTTTGCGAACACAATATGGTTCCTTACATGGGAGAACTGTTATGCGGTGATACAGGACATGCTTTAAATAACTTCAAAATTGCAGCTGGCGAAAAGGAAGGAAAACACAAAGGAATGCGTTGGCACGATGGCGATTTCTATAAATTCATGGAAGCCAAAACTTATGTATATGCCCAAAACAAAGATCCAAAACTATTGGAAGAGCTAGATGAGTACATACGCATTATAGGAAAAGCACAAGAAAAAGATGGTTATTTACAAACTCAAATTCAGCTAAATCCTAAAGTTGATCGTTACGAAAATCGTAAATATCACGAAATGTACAATACAGGTCATTTATTAACAAGTGCTTGTATCCATTACAGAATAACTGGTAAAACTAATTTTCTTGATATCGCTGTAAAGCATGCCGACTATTTGTACACCATTTTTATGCCAGAAGATAAAAAGTATGGCCGATTTGGCTTTAATCAAACTCAAATTATGGGATTGGTTGAATTATACCGTACTGTAGGTGATGAAAAATACTTAAGACTGGCTCAAAAATTTATCGATAATCGTGGTAAATACAAAGTAGAAGAAACACCTGCAACCGAAGGATATCCTATTGGTGATATGGTTCAGGAATTTACTCCGCTTCGAGAATCATGCGAAGCAGTAGGACACGCAGTACTTGCACAATATTACTATGCTGGAGCAGCCGATGTTTATGCCGAAACTGGTGAAAAAGCTATTGTTGATGCCCTAGATCGTTTATGGGAAAACATCACCGATCAGAAAATGTATGTAACAGGAGCAACCGGTCAAACACATTACGGAGCTTCAACCAATCGTCAAATGATTGAGGAAGGTTTTATAGATTCGTATATGATGCCAAACATGACTGCTTACAACGAGACTTGTGCTAATATATGTAATGCAATGTTCAGCAAAAGAATGTTCGATATTCATGGAGAATCGAAATATGCAGATATCATGGAGTTGGTTGAGTTTAACAGCGGACTTTCTGGAATCAGTTTGGAAGGTAAAGATTATTACTATGCCAACCCATTGCGTGTTATCAACGGTTCTCGCGATTACAAAAAATTAGTTACTGAATTTCCGGAACGCCAACCATATTTAGATTGTTTCTGTTGTCCTCCAAACCTAGTACGTACCGTTGCTAAACTTTCAGGTTGGGCATACAGCAAACCAGAAAACGGAATTGCTGTTAACCTTTATGGCGGAAACAAATTAAGTACTACTTTGCTTGACGGATCTAAACTAGAACTTTCGCAGGTAACCAATTACCCTTGGGAAGGAAATGTAAACATTACAATCGAAAAATGTAAAAAAGATGCATTCGATGTAATGCTTCGTATTCCAAGATGGGCAAACGGAACTACTGTAAAAGTGAATGGTGAAGATGCTGGCGTAAAAGTGAAAGAAGGGCATTTTGCAACAATTAATCGCAAATGGAGAAAAGGTGATGTAATCACTGTTGATATGCCAATGGAAATTACAATGGTTGAAGGACACACCAGAATCGAAGAAGTTCGTAACCAAGTGGCAATCAAGCGTGGACCAATTGTATATTGCATAGAATCTCCTGATCTTCCTGAAGGAACTAAGATTACTGATGTTTACCTAAGTTCTGCCAACGAAATGAAAGCAGTTCATAAAGATGATTTATTAGATGGTGTTACTGTTATTGAAACCGAAGTACTAATTCGTACCAATAACAACGACGAAAGCATGTATAAAAAAGTAAAGAAACCAGAATTTAAAAAATACAAAACTCAGCTGGTACCAAATTACGCGTGGAGTAACCGCGGACAAGCAGAAATGACAGTATTCTTACCAATTATTTGGGAGTAA
- a CDS encoding FAD-dependent oxidoreductase, with amino-acid sequence MKRREFFKKSAIGAAAASLVPLSSIASTKEQNFSDRDKDNWLRMADGKKGIPVRSETRNIDVAVLGGGLAGICAAVAAARNGSKTVLVQDRPVLGGNSSSEMRVHVHGVTRLKPDNKPERETGILEEILLHNRFCNPQESFYVWDHVLYDFVTREPNLELLLNTQAIEAVMDGSTIKSARCWQLTTEKEILLNAKQYIDCSGDGLLAATSGAEYRTGREGKAEFNEKYAPDEPDGWQMGATLLWQAKDMGKPVPYEAPPFAIKYEAEKSNPRRKFANFQNGIWWIEIGSEHDIIGEAEEIRHKLMGYLHGVWDYIKNSGKFPEAENMALEWVGSIPGRRESRRFIGDFILSEQDLLKHRHFDDAVAYGGWSLDEHCWAGIENLQDPPSYFHEHFHEIYEIPFRSLYSKNITNLLFAGRNISQTHIALSSSRVMGTCALEGQAVGTAANLCVQKGINPREIYKHHIKELQENLLRDDAFIPNRTSYDENDLAKKADVFLASSTNSGDVNLLTNGMSRDFKGKINHWQSDTLPANIQLEWKKPISLSKVEIKCDTNLKRNIMMLKESLNNDKHTNTVPQELLKSLDLEARIKGKWVKIGEINKNKTRLIKFNFDQIKTTAIRINMNETYGVNNAKLFEVRAYEV; translated from the coding sequence ATGAAACGAAGAGAGTTTTTTAAAAAGAGTGCAATTGGAGCTGCAGCTGCAAGTCTTGTACCTTTATCATCTATAGCATCAACAAAAGAGCAAAATTTCTCTGATAGGGATAAAGACAATTGGCTTAGAATGGCTGATGGCAAAAAGGGGATTCCCGTACGAAGTGAAACTCGCAATATAGATGTTGCCGTTTTAGGTGGAGGTTTGGCTGGAATTTGTGCTGCTGTAGCGGCAGCAAGAAATGGTTCCAAAACTGTTCTTGTTCAAGATAGACCAGTTCTGGGAGGAAACAGCTCAAGCGAAATGCGTGTCCATGTTCACGGTGTCACCCGATTGAAACCAGACAATAAACCGGAACGGGAAACCGGTATATTAGAAGAAATTTTACTTCACAATCGTTTTTGTAATCCACAGGAATCATTCTACGTTTGGGATCATGTTTTATATGATTTCGTTACTCGTGAACCCAACCTTGAATTGTTGCTAAACACCCAGGCAATTGAAGCCGTAATGGATGGTTCGACCATAAAATCTGCACGTTGCTGGCAATTGACTACCGAAAAGGAAATTCTCCTGAATGCCAAACAATATATCGATTGTTCGGGCGATGGATTATTGGCCGCCACTTCGGGTGCAGAATACAGAACCGGACGAGAAGGAAAAGCAGAATTCAACGAAAAATACGCTCCAGATGAACCAGATGGTTGGCAAATGGGTGCAACATTACTTTGGCAGGCAAAGGATATGGGAAAACCTGTGCCTTACGAAGCTCCGCCTTTTGCAATTAAATACGAAGCTGAGAAATCAAACCCAAGACGCAAGTTTGCAAACTTTCAAAATGGAATCTGGTGGATTGAGATAGGAAGCGAGCACGATATTATTGGTGAAGCAGAAGAAATTCGCCATAAACTAATGGGTTATCTTCATGGAGTTTGGGATTACATTAAAAACTCAGGAAAATTTCCAGAGGCAGAAAACATGGCTTTGGAATGGGTTGGAAGCATTCCTGGCAGACGAGAATCCAGAAGATTTATTGGTGATTTCATTTTATCAGAACAAGATTTATTAAAGCACCGCCATTTTGATGATGCCGTTGCTTATGGTGGCTGGTCGCTCGATGAACATTGCTGGGCTGGAATCGAAAATTTACAAGATCCGCCAAGTTATTTCCATGAGCATTTCCATGAGATTTATGAGATTCCATTTCGTTCATTGTATTCAAAAAATATAACAAACCTTTTATTTGCAGGTCGAAACATCAGTCAAACACACATTGCACTATCCTCATCCCGTGTTATGGGAACCTGTGCTTTAGAAGGACAGGCTGTTGGAACAGCTGCAAATTTATGTGTGCAAAAAGGTATAAATCCCAGAGAGATATATAAACATCATATCAAGGAATTACAAGAAAACCTACTTCGTGATGATGCATTTATTCCAAATCGTACTTCGTATGATGAAAATGATTTGGCAAAAAAAGCTGATGTCTTTCTTGCCTCATCAACAAATTCTGGTGATGTTAACTTGTTAACCAATGGTATGTCTCGCGATTTTAAAGGAAAAATTAACCATTGGCAATCCGATACATTACCTGCAAACATTCAATTGGAATGGAAAAAGCCGATTTCCTTATCGAAAGTAGAAATTAAATGCGATACCAACCTAAAGAGGAATATCATGATGTTAAAAGAATCTTTAAACAATGATAAACATACCAATACTGTTCCTCAGGAATTGCTAAAATCACTTGATTTGGAAGCAAGAATTAAGGGCAAGTGGGTAAAAATTGGTGAAATCAATAAAAACAAAACACGCTTGATCAAATTCAATTTCGATCAGATTAAAACCACAGCAATTCGTATTAACATGAATGAAACTTATGGTGTAAACAATGCCAAATTATTTGAAGTTCGTGCCTACGAAGTTTAG